The Triplophysa rosa linkage group LG15, Trosa_1v2, whole genome shotgun sequence genomic sequence tgtttaaaatgtcCTTGTACATAAGTAGAAATACAAGGAAACAAGAAGATCTGTGAAGCAAAGCACTGTAATAGACATAAACCTCAGATCAAGTCCACAAAAATGGTTAAAGTCTGTAGGCTAAATACATTGTGCACttattcatgtgtgtgtgtgtgtgcgtgtgtgtgtgtgtgtggacttggtttttatatgttagtggggacctaaacctgaatgcacaccaacacatggggactcgtgtcaccgtggggaccaaaattgaggtccccatgggcaaaaaaagctaataaattgtacagaacaatattttttaaaaatctaaaaatgcaaaaaatgttctatgatctttaggtttagggttaggggtaggggtaggggatagaatatatagtttgtacagtaaacaactcattacgcctatggactgtccccacggggatagtaaaccagacatgtgtgtgtgtgtgtgtgtgtgttcatgtttgtatatcccggtggggacctaaacctgaatacacaccaacacatggggactcgtgtcaccgtggggaccaaaattgaggtccccaggggcaaaaaagctaataaattgtacagaacaatattttttacaaatctaaaaatgcaaaaagtgttctatgatctttaggtttagggatagggttagggataggggatagaatatacagtttgtacagtataaaaacattacgcctatggactgtccccacggggatagtcaaccaaagcctgtgtgtgtgtgtgtgtgtgtgtgtgtgtgtgtgtgtgtgcgtgtgtgcgcgtgcgcgtgtgtgtgtgtgtgtgcgtgcgtgcgtgcgtgcgtgcgtgcgtgcgtgtgtgtgtgtgtgtgagtgtgtgtgtgtgtgagtgtgtgtgagagcatTTGTCTGTCCACTTGCATGGGACTGAAGCACACATGTCCATATAGTTAAACTTGCATGTGGGGTAAATCAAGTACTGATCACTGCATTGCATTTGCAGATTAGTCTGTATACCTTAAGGCTTACATGTATTGTAAGACACTTACAATGTTGCTCCTTTCAAATCTATCACACTGTACTGGTAGATCCTGACTGACCAGAAATATGCATGTCAATGGACCAAGACCCCATGTGTCCAAAAACCAAATGATGTTGCTTCTATCACACAAGTGCATAACCAGGGTCACTAATTAATCATTTTTCCAAATTTTCCCACATTTCCAAGTTAGAAAACGAAATAAAACTATGCAGTAACACAAATGATAATGTGAATTATGTTTACATGATACAACGTGAAATATTTTTTCTGGCAACTTCATTGAGTTAAATTAGccctttttataacattttttattaaataaaatgttagttttgcAATTAAAGAAGCGGTTTTAGCTATTGTTTGTCCACAAAactaatcaaaaacatttaggCACACACCTCCAGATCAAAGAATTTGTAAGGTCAAGAGAAACATTTTagtcaagtgatcctaaacttgtGTACACTTGTGCGACAGCTGGAACCGCAGTAAGATGTCAGACTCCACATAAAAGATGTATTCTTTAACTCTGTGGAGTTTTAAATATTCTATATTTGTTAACTTCATACATAAATTAATTGAAAGTCTTTCTCTTATGATGAGGGTTACCGAAGAAGCCATTAAGAGGAATTCAAGTATATTGGCTCTAGGTTCTCTAAAGGTTCTGCTTGTGTAACAGGTGAGGAATACATTGAGGGTATTTTGATTTTTAAGAACAAATccaaaatatgaaataagtgATATGATCttttcatatatatttattggGCTACCAAGAAATAGCATACTTGCTTAAAACATATCACAAATGACTTATCTCTGAAGTCATCATTAGGCCTTTAGAGAAATGGGAGGGAGATGGATGGAATGCTGTTTGTACTGAACTGACTATGGCTCATCCACATTCTTCTCAGAGAGACTCTGTGAAAATTTTAGCCTCTGTGACAGATCTGTAAATCTTTAAACCagcttcacattttatgtctGAACAAAAGGGCTGGTGTAGGCTACTTACTGTATAGGGTGCTTGACTGTAAATTGACTTTTGATCACGTTGTCCCTTTATCTACTTGCTAAAGCCAAACAACATATTGTGACTAACACATTGTGACAAGGTCATCACAGATCACAAAGCCATGTTAGGAACATTATTGGGCTATATAGAACACAAACAACAGCTACAGTATGAAATGCATTCTAAGTAAATaacaatacactgtaaaaaaaatctgtacattgaCAGTTAAATGACTGTATATTTTAACGGGAATTTTCCATACAACATGTGTTACGGGTGTTTTTCCGTGTATACACATTttcgaattgcattatgggaCCGTGATCGCGGCTCCGACAACTTATGGTCATGGACGTATAAAGCACAGCCGTAACACAACATTTTACCCAAGTTTTTCCACTTTCCTAAGTactcttaataaaatatttacacgaCATTTCAATTAAACGACTGCTTTATTACCATTATTAGTGATATTGTATAGTTTGGTTGACAGTTATCGTGGTGTCtttcaaattaatttacaatgAACGCTATTTTAAACGTAGCATCTGGCCGTctgtgtttcttgttttttatgCGACAACCACCACCGCAGGTAACTTTACTTACTTTACTAAGGTTACGGATATCCCGCTTATAGACTGATTTCACGCCaccgccatgttgaaatcgaaagcgaGGCAGAAGTTGGGAAGAAAATCGGAAAGACAGATAGACTGCAGTGGTTTGTACAACCAACCTAAATTCTTAAATGTGACAATATAAGCATGGATGCGTGTCACACGAACTGTGATATTACAATGTGATATTACAACATATCCTTATGCATGTTCAtcattgtaaaatgtaattgtaaataGTAGTTGAAGGTTAAGTGTTTTTAACTTTTCATTTAGATGCCTTTTCAGTGGTTCAGTCCTGGTTTAGGTCTGGAATTACATTGCATCTCAAAGTTGACTGTTGAAGATGTTCCCAGTTTTGCAATATTGGAGTTAACTTGGtttcttgaaatgtatttgtaatttgCCCACTTGTCCTTACACATGCACCTTAAAGTAAAATTTTAAGCCAATTTCCAAAGAAGTTGTTTGCTCAAGTAAGACctcttacagtatgtttttctattttagtcattattacttatttagtaattatttgtaattacaaattatttgtattcattaaagaatctgtttttattacaaaGTTGTTGTTTACTGCTTCTTCACACTTATGTATAGCCTACTGTagaaaaaagggttttgttttactgtaggtaaactatacagtacattaagagtatttttccattttttaattaccGGGGAAAGTCAGTGAGTGTTGGTATACCATTAAATGAGTGAAATtgccttatttatttattgtaggtataccattaaaacacagaaaatatcCACTTTTCTACAGGTATACCACTAAAACAtagaaaataactgttttttatacatatacttttaaataacagaacaTGTTTAGTTTTTTACAGTAGTTATAccattaaaaacagaaatgttcttgttttttttactgtgggcACACTGTCAATTAACAGAAAATTTCCGGTTTTAATTACGGTTAAAAAGTCTGTGTAATAAGCTGCCAGTACTTTTTccgttgttttttttttgtgtgtaggtTTTACGAAAGACAACAGTGGGAGTTCAGTCTTCATTTGATTGATATCCAAATTAAATTACAATGTCATTGTCTCATATTACTGAGATAGCCTAAAACTAAGTGTCTGTTTTCCATTGTAAgtgaaaataaatggaaaaagaagGCAAAATCTCAAGATTCTTAATATTCTTTATCATTTGTGGTCTTTTTCTATAATCCAATTAAGCAATTTTGCCAAAAAAATATAGCGTAATTACCATTTAAACAGAACCATGGAAACGAGCAAATGCATGCCTATGCGTTGAAATGATTTACGTTTATATTccgataaaaatgtttaattatttgGTTGTTTATAAGGAAACAAGGATCAAATCTAGTTGAATATGtgcaattctttaaaaaaaatatttcagccACTAGGTGGCGACAAAAACAGCAAAACGTTTAAACGCTGATCGTTGAGACGCAAATCCAAATTGATACAGTTGTGAGATGTTTTGCCAAAACTAAGTGATCTGGTATCATATGTAcatttgattttttaataataacggTATCATCTTGTATGTGTTGAATGAAAACAAATTTCTTACTGCAAAAAATCTATACTcatatatttattcataatttattaaacaaaataaaaccaccATGTGTGTCATTGCGCTTTTTTCATATTGTACTTAGCTTATTTTAGCTCTTGTAAGAACACATACCCCATCTTAATCCTGATAATAATAAATTTGCATAAccataaaaatacaacattttacaACCCATGTACCAGTATCAGTATGATGTCTAGAGAAcatcactggacctttaactctCTGAGCCTTGAGTATGGCATGTGCAATGATCATTcatttaaacataaacatacttTGCAAATGATACTAAAGACCAGACTCAGAGTAATGTAATATTTGTCATAGGTTTTGTACAAAATGGTTAAGATTATTATTTCAGGTCTCATAAACTAGTAGCGGTGTAACTGGTATATACTGTAAAgggactgagagagagagagatgttggtTTACATCATGACATTCCTGTTATACACATAAGAACTCTGTAAAGGATGACCGAGCAGAAGCTCCTTCTCCTGAACTAGACTGTCCAGCAGCTCCTGCTGCCTGTGGTTATGATAAACCTTCATGAAGGCCAGCACTGTTAGACCCAACCAGCATAACCAAGATGACCACAATCCAAACTGTGAAAGAGCGAAACAGACAAAAAATGTTGCATTAATATCCTTTATTAGGAGTATTTTGTGCATGAGACTTCTGAAAGATTAGCTTGACACTAGAAAATGTTTTACCTGTGCGATGGCAAACTGGTCATAAAAGGATGAGTTATCAACACCAAGCTCTAAATTAGTGTCTTGCAGGTCCTCACAACTGCCAAAGAGAAATGCACCCATCTTAAAACTTTAGTAATATTACGATTTTTGTTCAGATTTATACTGTCACAGCTTACCTGCTTGGCAAGGCCCCCTTTTCAGTGACTGCATCACACCATGAGTTGAAGCCAACACTGGTAATGGTGCCCGCCACAAACACCACAAATACCACAAGGAGGGACAGCAGCAAATTCAGGAAGGCGTGGAAATGAGAGCTATAAAAGATGAAAGAACAACTATTGAATAAAATAGTGTATCATAAAATGATTTGCTTTGATTATTAAAATtaggaaaatgtaaatatgtcatCCCTACAGAGAAAAAAACCCCAAACCATCAAAAAAATTCTAATgggtttaatggttataatataattataaatgtttTGGAAACTACATTATGATGGTCTCTGTTGGTCTCTACTGGTGATGTATTGGGATATGATGATGGGGTCTGGTGAATAGGAATCAATAGAACAATATTAAACCCTACAGGAATAAGGCCCAAAACACCACTGTAATGGTGAGCAGGAACAGCTGATGATTCATATTGGTATCTTAGAattattcttttgtttttcagcaGGATTTAATCCCGGATATACTGTAACTGCATAGGGGGTCACCTACTCGTCGTGCCCTTTGCAAAGAAAGAAAAGCGTCCTCCACGCCTGTACAGCGGAGAGGATGAGCGACACGATGCCCACGAAAGTGATAAAGCGGCAGGATGACTCTGGACCCCATTCCTCAACAACAAAGCGCTGCTTCCCCATCGTCATGTTCTCATTCTGCCACATTCCCTCCGTAAACAGCAGGCATCTTCCCTGGAAGTCATCCCCGTTCTCGGAGAGTGGCACAACGGCGATGAAACCGAACAGAAACGCTAAAAAGTAAAGGATGCACTGACCGAACAGAAAATTATCGACGGCCATCGTCCTGGCGACTGCATTCTGCTGCTACTGCGCATGTCGATGAATGCTGAACTGTCTCTGCATCATTGGACGAGGACTAAAAATGTTACCACTTGTACTGTAAATTACATAGCTCAGATTTATAAACAAGAATAATTATGGATTAAAAtagatttgtgttgtttttcttgcATGCGTAAAATTTCACATTTTTCCTAAAATTGATCATATTTGAGATTTGAATGTTTTCCCGATTCACATTTCTGTATACATGTATTGTATTTAGCACactaaattataataaataaacaataagtaaactgcattatttttatttatttatgtacacttttatttattggtaaatatgaTGAATAAAGTTGGGCTCCTCCAGTTGAGTCTGTATTTCTCCCTCATCTCATGTATACGCACGAATTTTAGGCAGTGTTGTGTCTGATGGATTTTACTTTACTACAAAATGAATGTTGAGCGTTTTTTATTACTGTTGTTAAGTGGGTGGGGTAACGCTACTGTTATTCGCGTGGGATTTGCCCAGATGGCAAGGAGGTGTTCCATTAAATCCAAAGGATAAATGGATTAGTTGGAGGTCAAAGCGAGGCTGAACGGAAGTCACTTTAAACCTTCTCACCTCAAGTCTTATTTCTTACCAACATGCTCGAAAGAAACAAGTAAGTGCCTACAACTAAAATACCTGTTTATGGATTATATGACCATATGTGAATTTATGAGAAATGAACAGGTAGGTTATGTGGTTTTGAGGGGGGTTATTGTGACAGTACAGTAGAAAGCTGACAGGTATTAGAGAGATTGTACTTTACCTACAAGAATAGTGTTCTTGACCAATTTCATGAACACTAAAGCACATCGGCTTACAATTTTTAAGTGTGCATTTGGACTTGGTACTTCAAATAATATGTTATTAATAGCTTTGttatcattttaattcacagaattcTTAAGTTGTAATCTTGCATTATTTACTGCGtacgtatatactgtattatcaaACAATGTAAATTATCTTGCCATTTCTTTCCACATCTTCCCTGTTTTGATTTCAGTACCGGTACTGGTATCCAGCTAAGGTCATCATCCAGGAGTGTAAAAATACCTCATGTAAGCGGCTTATGAACCCCTATTGTTCTTCTATCCCAGTTCACTTACCTATTCCGTGGAACATTTTCACCATCCTCTCCAATTTGCCTTCATTTATCACCCTAGAATAAAATTGACACCAGGATATCAACATTTACTGCTGAGACGGTAAAAGCACACCCACCCTTTTACAATGGCCGTCTTAAAAGTGACATTCACGAAGACAAATAGAGACAAATTGGCGCAGGTTTTATGGGTGTTGAACTGTGTGTCTGTGGTAACAGGAGTTACTCTCTTCAGTCTGGGCCTGTTCCTAAAAGTGGAGATCGAGAAGCGCCGTGAGCTGATGTCAAAGGAGATCGACTCAGTGCCAAACATGCTTATCTCCGTCGGTCTGATTGCCTGCGCGGTTAACTTTTTAGGGGGAAAGATCTGCTACGACTGCGTGGACACCACCAAATTCCTGCGATGGAAGCTGCTGATGCTGCCTTAcatcatttgtacatttttcttCACATTTTGCATCCTCGTGGGGGCCCTCATGTGCTATAGCATGCGCAATGACCTGGAGGAGTCGCTGTTTCAGGGCTTGCGCGACGCCATGCGGTACTATAAGGACACAGACATGCCAGGCCGCTGTTACATTAAGCGCACAATGGACATGCTGCAGATGCAGTTTCAGTGCTGTGGCAATGGAGGCTATCGGGACTGGTTTCACATACAGTGGATCAGTAACCGTTACCTGGATATGACGAATAGTGAAGTGGTGGAGTAAGTCAATTATtttacccataatgcacttTTATCTCATGTGGTTAATTCTGATAAATTACGAATaaaaatttgttattttaaaagtgGGAGTAAAGCAAGTATGCATTTTAATGCCCTGctagaaacccaatagaaagaaacccaatagaaaccatcacagaaattctaatggttaacattaaaataccattatgaaacATTCGATTTTCATAAAAAACCTCGACAAAATTCCttattgtagtgtattttaggcAATATTCCAACAGGATCATTGTGCCAGTGAACACCCCACCAACAGAATCACATACCAGAAGACACCATTacggtttccattaaaaccaataaaattcccattataaccattaaaggggtcatatggcgcgaatacgtgtttttctgtgtctttggtgtattatgagttgcccatgcatgtattagacacgtaaaattgcaaaaatttaagtgtcggaacaaaagatgcgttctatctaaaagtgaatgctcacccagacctgcctgaaacgcctcatgtaaccacatcCCCACAAATCttcgtcagttcgtggtataatttgactaagaccgcccaaatgtatacccaagtggtgggcgtacctgtcagtacaattgaacctgatgttccaaatatggtaagaggcgttacatttgcgtcacacgcttgcagtattcgaccaatcactgtgCACTGGTTAACcgaccaatcatagcacacctcgcttttcagagcaatgagctttgtaaaaaatctgcgcgtttcagagaggcggggcaaagaggagacacaaacatgcacggtatgtggaaaatacagcgtttttttaaccttaagtcgtgtatacacattgcattacatctaacaaacgataatattcgtttaagccgtgtcatatgaccccatATGAAATATTcgattgtgttttgggcagggttttaaaaacaatagaaaccatcacagaaattctgatggtttttgttaaaataccattatgaaccattagcttttccaTTACAACATTCagttttttagtgtgttttggacatcattccaataggatttaatggttcccatctgccagataacatcccaccaaatGAATCCATCAAATACAAtttccattataaccattaaatccattaaatgtttaattgtgtttttggtttttgaacacacatgataaaatgttttgatatcACTTAATTGTTGATGTTTACTATCATACATATTATACATATTCTGTTATTTCTTTACTAAAATGATTCTTTATTCATTTCCTATACATCCACTGAAATAATCTTTGCTTCAGTCGACTACAGAGTAATGTGGAGGGTAAATATCTGATCGATGGCGTGCCCTTCAGCTGCTGTAACATACATTCTTCTCGACCCTGCATCCAACATCAAATCACCAACAACTCGGCGAACTATAACTATGACTACCAGACGGAAGAATTGAACCTGAATCGAAAGGGCTGCAGGCATGCCCTTCTGGATCACTACACAGACATAATGCAGTCCATTGGTTTAATTGTTCTCACCATCTGGCTTTTCGAGGTTATTATTTTATAACTATATTTGCTTTTtgtaatgaaatgtaaatgtttgattGAGGAACATAAAGATCTATCATCATTTACCAATGCAGTCTTTTCAAGTGCATTGGTTTATCTTAGCTATAGCTAAACTCAAGTACATTTTCCATTTCTTCTTCTTTCCACCAGGTGTCTGTGTTGACCGGAGTACGTTATCTTCAGACGGCCATGGAAAATGTGTTGAGGTTTGGTGACCCTGACTCAGAATCTGATGGCTGGATTCTGGAGAACAGCATTGCTGACACAGCCCGTTATAATTTCAACATCATTAAGAACTTGGGCAAGTGTTACCAAGTGGACGATGACCCCAATATTGATGTACCAAGCACAAGTCAGCAACCACACGAGAACGTGCCTGCCAGTTAAATACCAGCGAGCGGTGAGGTAGTACTAAAAGCATGGATATTTACCCAGCCAATAATGGCAGCCTTGGAGATCAAGCTCTGTACTGAAGCCTAACATGACTCTTTACCTGATGAACACAAATAGGAAACAAATGTAAACTGGAATTTGTTGTAACTGTAAAACTATGCTGAAAAGGTGATCTCAGTTCGAAAGTTACTTCACAGCAATGTAACCCTTGTGCCATAAAAAGAGAAATGAAAGAGCATTTTAGGAAGCTGCATGGGAAACATGAACATGAGGGGATTTGTATAAACTCAAGATCCAATCTCAATCAGTTCATCTCATCCTGTAAAATATAATTTGCAATTCAGGGATACAGTTCCGGTGACCAATGACTTACAAAGTAAATCGGGATGAACATGACAGTAACAGGACTTAACAAAAAGGTAATGGAAGACATACTTTTCTGTGCCTCTATCCtgtaatgaaaattattttgagCACCCTAATATCTCAATGGCACATTTAAAGATTATGTTCAAACAACAGGCCTGTGTCATTATCGAGAAGGCATACTACAAAAAAATGCCTTTTGTGGTCCAACAAGGATCTTTTTCTTCTTTACTgtatttacacatttgtgaaATGTAGTGCAGATatcattttcttgtttttaattttctttcaACAAAAAGGCCTTTAAAAAGGTGTTGGGCTGGTGCTCTGAAGCCTTGTAGGACCAAAATGCTTCCTGCAAAATTGATGTCTTACATGTAACGAGCTTTGCCATCAGATTTTGTTCTGCTGTGTTTATCAGCATGTATTAAAGGCTTTTTGTCATGACATTTCAGAAGTGGTTACACTTTTATAAAACCTGTGAGAATGCCTGTGATAAAAATTATACAATTACACTAAAGTGCATCAGTGTCTAGAATGAATAACTAGCTTGTTCCTGTTATGTTTGGTGAGCCCTTCAAAGGGAGCCAAAGTAAGCTCAACTTGTGCACAAACAGTGCTCTAAACCAAATCCCTTGATCTAAAGAGATTGCTCGCCACTTATCTTCCAATCCTTCACTGGGCCAAGCAACCGATTAAGAATGTACTATCCATCTTGGATTAAAAACAAACTGACTAGTAAAAACACATCCTAATGTATATATAGTCTGGTTGTAAAAGTATCAGAGCGCATGTTAAGTGCTGGGATATTGCTTGGTGACCACAATACAATAGAGGAAACAATAATTTATAGACACATAAAGGCCTAATTGATCCTTCTTAATATTACTCATATATTTAATGCACATTCATTCATAACACATATTTGTTACAAATTGTTACAAAACGTTGTGTTGCATAACAAAACTTCCTTTAAACTTAGACTCTGTGTGCAAGTGTCTGTAAAAACACTAGACCATTGTACACACACCTTCGGATGATCAAAACTTTTTACCCCCAGAAACACATACACTGTTGCATTGTAGGCAGCTTCCCTTTGGACCCCTGGCCTGGGCTGCGAGCGTAACGTAGtcaaagctccgccccctttgagTAGGGGTCTGTATCCGAGACTGGACAGTGGACAGTGAGTGCTTTGGGCGTTTTCCAAACTCATTTACTTTGTACATGCGTGGacattttattttgacgttTCATATTGCATACGCCGTGTCAGTCACCTAGCTGAAATGTGACACCCTGTGGTTTCTCCTGAACATCATATTAACAGTTTTATAGGTATGGTTTATAATACTGGGTGGTAATAATTTCGTACTGCGTTGTATTCCTTTAGTTTAGTATTTTTGTACTCTTTACAAAACCACGATATTTTAACatattgttaaaaaataatacaataaaataagtgatgaaaaaacaattaaatttaAGAAACAGCCTATATTATACAGCATacgcattgttttattgttttacgcAAACTGCGTACGTCAATGGTCAAGAATGCGCAAGGGCGGATGTTGTGTAATATTCGTGCGCTGGTTTGTTGTTGGTGGTTGATGCCGTTATGTGAACTGATTTTTACGTTTTCATtcacatttaattcatttacattGAAGGAATTGAACACAACCGTATCCATATATCCAAACTGCGCTGTGACGTCAAAGCAAGCATTAGTAAGTGGGCTAGATAGATAAAATAGAATATCCTAGAGATGAATTAATTCAATGCACGCAGTTGTGAAATGAACCACTATtccgcatgtgtgtgtatgtatgatTTCAAATATGTTTAATAATAGTCGCTGTAGTTAGCGCCATATATCATCTACGGTATGTCGTCATAATGTAAACCTCAAGCATTGTCCTAGGGTATACTTTATTGCATGTGAATAAAGTTACGGCTTTTACATCCCAGTGTTTTTTCGGCTGCTATTTTAGATGTGATGTGGAGGACTGATCTTATTTATGTCGGCCTCTGTATGATAACGGGCTGCATTAATCTATTATTTGATATTAGATGAGCCAGTTGGTGTTCGTGTTTTTCGTTTTGGTATACATTTTGTGCCCAGCTTTATTTCCCAAACATCTTGCAATATCTAATCTAATGCAGTCAGCATTGCAATGTGTATTATCATACTGAATAACATGTCTATATGGTTTTTCAGTCTAgttatatttgctttttgatGTCGAAAAACTCCActctatttttctttaaagcacAGAGACTGAAGATGGGCATCATCTCCCTCTTGATCAGTTCATCTCTCCTTGCTGTGTGTGTCCTCGGCCAAACTACAGGCATTGAAGAGCTTGCCACCAAGAATGCAGACTTTGCTACCCGGCTTTACAGCACGGCTTCCAGTACAAGTGATGACAATGTCGTGGTTTCAACCTTCGGGGTTACTTTGGCTCTAGCCACACTAGCAGTAGGGGCCGGTGGGACCTCTCGCAGCGAGCTGCTACAGGGCATAGGTGTGGCCTCAGTGGAGAAAGATAGAGAAATCCTACTTCAGCAGCTTAGAGAGACCACTGCTCAGATCCAGGCCACCGGTCTCTTCACTAGCCAGCAGATAGAGGCAGACGCCGGCTTTAGCACCAGGGTTAAGCAGTTTTATGATGCAAATGTTCAAAATGTGAATTATGCCAATGGGGTGATGGCCAAAGGGAGCATCAATGATTATGTAAGAGGCCGAACGGGGGGTAAGGTCAGTGATATGGTGGAGAGTGTGGATCCACAAACCATGGCCATGTTAATAAGCGCTGCTTACTTCACAGGTAAGAAACATAATTCATAGggtgt encodes the following:
- the tmem179aa gene encoding transmembrane protein 179 produces the protein MAVDNFLFGQCILYFLAFLFGFIAVVPLSENGDDFQGRCLLFTEGMWQNENMTMGKQRFVVEEWGPESSCRFITFVGIVSLILSAVQAWRTLFFLCKGHDDSHFHAFLNLLLSLLVVFVVFVAGTITSVGFNSWCDAVTEKGALPSSCEDLQDTNLELGVDNSSFYDQFAIAQFGLWSSWLCWLGLTVLAFMKVYHNHRQQELLDSLVQEKELLLGHPLQSSYVYNRNVMM
- the prph2lb gene encoding peripherin 2-like b, which codes for MAVLKVTFTKTNRDKLAQVLWVLNCVSVVTGVTLFSLGLFLKVEIEKRRELMSKEIDSVPNMLISVGLIACAVNFLGGKICYDCVDTTKFLRWKLLMLPYIICTFFFTFCILVGALMCYSMRNDLEESLFQGLRDAMRYYKDTDMPGRCYIKRTMDMLQMQFQCCGNGGYRDWFHIQWISNRYLDMTNSEVVDRLQSNVEGKYLIDGVPFSCCNIHSSRPCIQHQITNNSANYNYDYQTEELNLNRKGCRHALLDHYTDIMQSIGLIVLTIWLFEVSVLTGVRYLQTAMENVLRFGDPDSESDGWILENSIADTARYNFNIIKNLGKCYQVDDDPNIDVPSTSQQPHENVPAS